A genomic region of Streptomyces sp. NBC_00247 contains the following coding sequences:
- a CDS encoding FadR/GntR family transcriptional regulator, which translates to MSSLGPLRPSPLVDQATAHLRERITGGEWPVGTKIPGETTLAKALGVGRSTVREAVRTLAATGMLQSRQGAGIFVVADRPHEDWPARLRRAAVTDIYEVRMLIEVQAARLAAERRTEDDVVALDAAMAARRAASGWGDAEFVDADIALHRAVVAAAHNPVLTDLFGEFAPALRQGLIDLVDLLDVRAEHPGHGEDTHAALVRAVVEGDGEAAERLTRTDLEATLALLRGA; encoded by the coding sequence GTGTCCTCCCTCGGCCCCCTCCGCCCCAGCCCCCTCGTCGACCAGGCCACCGCCCATCTGCGCGAACGGATCACCGGGGGCGAGTGGCCGGTCGGCACGAAGATCCCGGGGGAGACCACCCTCGCCAAGGCCCTCGGCGTCGGCCGCTCCACCGTCCGCGAGGCCGTCCGCACCCTCGCCGCCACCGGCATGCTCCAGTCCCGCCAGGGAGCCGGCATCTTCGTCGTCGCCGACCGACCGCACGAGGACTGGCCGGCGCGGCTGCGCCGGGCCGCGGTCACCGACATCTACGAGGTCCGCATGCTCATCGAGGTGCAGGCCGCCCGGCTCGCCGCCGAGCGCCGCACCGAGGACGACGTCGTCGCCCTGGACGCGGCCATGGCCGCCCGCCGGGCCGCGAGCGGCTGGGGCGACGCGGAGTTCGTCGACGCCGACATCGCACTCCACCGCGCGGTGGTGGCCGCCGCCCACAATCCCGTACTCACCGACCTCTTCGGCGAGTTCGCCCCCGCGCTGCGGCAGGGGCTCATCGACCTGGTCGACCTGCTCGACGTGCGCGCCGAGCACCCGGGCCACGGCGAGGACACCCACGCCGCGCTCGTGCGGGCCGTCGTCGAGGGGGACGGGGAGGCGGCCGAACGCCTGACCAGGACCGACCTGGAGGCCACCCTCGCCCTCCTGCGCGGTGCGTGA
- a CDS encoding TetR/AcrR family transcriptional regulator has product MSVQERKRRERAERERLIVATARGLAEEQGWDAVTTRRLAERIEYSQPVLYSHFRGKREIIGAVALDGATELAAALRAAPSKADGPRERVTALARSYLVFAERHPAVYDAIFQLDGGLAYAREDTPEPLKDAFAALVESLGEVAGADVHPGLFTEVFWASLHGLATLTRAGRLLPEDAARRVELLVDRLAVV; this is encoded by the coding sequence ATGTCGGTACAAGAACGCAAGCGGCGCGAACGGGCGGAGCGCGAGCGCCTCATCGTGGCGACGGCTCGCGGACTCGCGGAGGAGCAGGGCTGGGACGCGGTCACCACCCGCCGACTCGCCGAGCGCATCGAATACAGCCAGCCCGTCCTCTACAGCCACTTCCGCGGCAAGCGCGAGATCATCGGCGCGGTCGCCCTCGACGGCGCCACGGAGCTGGCCGCGGCGCTGCGAGCCGCGCCGTCGAAGGCCGACGGTCCGCGCGAGCGGGTCACCGCCCTCGCCCGCTCCTACCTCGTCTTCGCGGAACGCCATCCGGCGGTCTACGACGCCATCTTCCAGCTCGACGGCGGACTCGCCTACGCGCGGGAGGACACCCCGGAGCCGCTCAAGGACGCCTTCGCCGCACTGGTGGAGAGCCTCGGCGAGGTCGCCGGGGCGGACGTCCACCCGGGGCTGTTCACCGAGGTGTTCTGGGCGTCCCTGCACGGCCTCGCCACCCTGACCCGGGCGGGTCGGCTGCTGCCGGAGGACGCGGCGCGGAGGGTGGAGCTCCTGGTGGACCGTCTCGCCGTGGTCTGA
- a CDS encoding tetratricopeptide repeat protein, with protein sequence MVSSRAVPNLVFRQLRGARSAGEFAAAVRRAAREIGEQVACDARYIGRVESGEIRCPNYAYERVFLHMFPGTTLGDLGFPDRESVRGRSARTRVPAAWRPLSGDTAPALSVPSDIEESDVLRRVFMTSGTTSVATASIGLGAHRAAGTPIVLPAQRRAGEAEVRSVEEAVREIRVLDDQHGGDGLYRRAAQPLRAAYALLDSGTPTRRTTADRLHAGAGELALSVGWLAHDSGRFDDARSYYAEALATARVAGDAALEAHAFCNTSFLARDAGRPREAVRAAEAGQRAARSVGSHRLLALLALREAGGRAGLGDRTGCDRAIARARAAFDRGPAERDPEWMSFFREAEMHLLEAQCWSALGDWPRAARHGRRATALQDPHFTRNLALYRAQLAGDLARAGAAEEAVRSAHQVLDLLDRVRSTRISGMLAGTVRVLGADRDTTAVAGLLERYRAVRQG encoded by the coding sequence ATGGTGTCGTCACGGGCCGTTCCCAACCTCGTCTTCCGCCAGTTGCGCGGAGCGCGCTCGGCGGGAGAGTTCGCGGCGGCCGTCCGCAGGGCCGCCCGCGAGATCGGCGAGCAGGTCGCCTGCGACGCCCGCTACATCGGTCGCGTGGAGTCCGGCGAGATCCGCTGCCCGAACTACGCGTACGAACGGGTCTTCCTGCACATGTTCCCCGGCACCACCCTGGGGGACCTGGGCTTCCCGGACCGGGAGAGCGTGCGCGGACGTTCGGCGCGCACCCGCGTACCGGCGGCCTGGAGACCCCTGTCCGGGGACACGGCTCCGGCCCTCTCCGTACCCAGCGACATCGAGGAGAGCGACGTGCTGCGTCGCGTGTTCATGACGAGCGGCACCACCAGTGTGGCGACCGCGTCGATCGGGCTCGGCGCCCACCGGGCCGCCGGCACACCGATCGTCCTGCCCGCCCAGCGACGGGCCGGCGAAGCCGAGGTGCGGTCCGTGGAGGAGGCCGTGCGCGAGATCCGCGTCCTCGACGACCAGCACGGCGGCGACGGGCTCTACCGGCGTGCCGCTCAGCCGCTGCGGGCCGCGTACGCCCTGCTCGACTCCGGTACGCCCACCCGCCGCACCACCGCCGACCGGCTGCACGCCGGGGCCGGCGAGCTGGCCCTGTCGGTGGGCTGGCTGGCCCACGACTCGGGGCGGTTCGACGACGCGCGCTCGTACTACGCGGAGGCGCTGGCCACCGCCCGGGTCGCGGGCGACGCCGCGCTGGAGGCGCACGCCTTCTGCAACACGTCGTTCCTGGCCCGCGACGCGGGGCGGCCGAGGGAGGCGGTCCGGGCGGCGGAGGCCGGGCAGCGGGCGGCCCGCTCGGTCGGCTCGCACCGGCTGCTGGCCCTGCTCGCCCTGCGCGAGGCGGGCGGCCGGGCCGGGCTCGGGGACCGTACGGGATGCGACCGGGCGATCGCGCGGGCCCGGGCCGCCTTCGACCGGGGGCCCGCCGAGCGCGACCCGGAGTGGATGAGCTTCTTCCGCGAGGCGGAGATGCACCTGCTGGAAGCGCAGTGCTGGTCGGCCCTGGGCGACTGGCCCCGGGCGGCCCGGCACGGCCGGCGGGCCACCGCGCTGCAGGACCCGCACTTCACCCGGAACCTCGCGCTCTACCGCGCCCAACTGGCGGGCGACCTGGCCCGGGCCGGTGCGGCGGAGGAGGCGGTCCGCTCGGCCCATCAGGTGCTGGACCTGCTGGACCGGGTCCGGTCCACCCGCATCAGCGGGATGCTGGCGGGGACGGTACGCGTCCTGGGCGCCGACCGTGACACGACGGCGGTGGCGGGCCTGCTGGAGCGCTACCGGGCCGTGCGCCAGGGCTGA
- a CDS encoding 2-isopropylmalate synthase, which translates to MHSFPTLRTPRGPVPAGSPAWNPQRASDMPSHRYRSAFDRVHIPSLERGWPDARIEKAPLWVPVDLRDGNQALAEPMDTPRKRRMFDLLVTMGFKEIEIGYPSASRTDFDFVRHLVESDAIPGDVTPVVFTPAKPDLIARTFESVAGMDRAVVHLYIPTAPVWRDVVLGRDRAQVWATVREAAELMDRLAGEHPATDIRFEFSPEVFVLTEPDFVLEVCNGLTALWDASPDRPVIHNLPATVEIATPNVYADQIEYMHRALDRRDSVILSVHPHHDRGTGVACAELAVLAGAQRVEGCLFGNGERTGNVDLVNLALNLHAQGVDPMVDFSDIDEIRRTVEHCNRLAVPPRHPYAGDLVYTAFSGTHQDAISKGFAHHGRTGSPAWDVPYLPIDPADVGRGYKAVIRVNSQSGKGGIAHLLHSSHGVDLPARMRADFSRTVQRATDDSGLEATGKDLWELFAATYLTPGQDGPVALEAWTADVTTDGEHRFACTLRTGDGGGHATGDYEGTGNGPLSAFVRALAGAGHEVEILDFTQHATAAGRDSHAMAYAECRVGGRTVWGAGRDTSVLTASVLAVLSAVNRAG; encoded by the coding sequence ATGCACAGCTTCCCCACCCTCCGTACGCCGCGCGGCCCGGTGCCCGCCGGCTCCCCGGCCTGGAACCCGCAGCGCGCCAGCGACATGCCCTCGCACCGCTACCGGTCCGCCTTCGACCGGGTGCACATCCCCTCCCTGGAACGCGGCTGGCCCGACGCGCGGATCGAGAAGGCGCCCCTGTGGGTGCCCGTCGACCTGCGCGACGGCAACCAGGCGCTGGCCGAGCCGATGGACACCCCGCGCAAGCGCCGGATGTTCGACCTGCTGGTCACCATGGGGTTCAAGGAGATCGAGATCGGCTACCCGTCCGCGAGCCGGACGGACTTCGACTTCGTCCGCCACCTGGTGGAGAGCGACGCGATCCCGGGAGACGTGACCCCCGTCGTCTTCACCCCGGCCAAGCCGGACCTGATCGCGCGGACCTTCGAGTCGGTGGCCGGGATGGACCGCGCGGTGGTCCACCTCTACATCCCGACCGCCCCGGTCTGGCGCGACGTCGTCCTCGGCCGGGACCGCGCCCAGGTGTGGGCGACCGTGCGGGAGGCCGCCGAGCTGATGGACCGGCTGGCGGGCGAACACCCCGCTACGGACATCCGGTTCGAGTTCTCGCCCGAGGTCTTCGTACTCACCGAACCGGACTTCGTCCTGGAGGTCTGCAACGGGCTGACGGCCCTGTGGGACGCGTCCCCGGACCGGCCGGTGATCCACAACCTGCCCGCCACGGTGGAGATCGCGACGCCGAACGTCTACGCCGACCAGATCGAGTACATGCACCGGGCCCTGGACCGCCGGGACTCGGTGATCCTCTCCGTCCACCCGCACCACGACCGGGGTACCGGGGTGGCCTGCGCCGAACTCGCCGTACTGGCGGGCGCGCAGCGGGTGGAGGGCTGTCTCTTCGGCAACGGCGAGCGCACCGGCAACGTCGATCTGGTGAACCTGGCACTGAACCTGCACGCCCAGGGGGTCGACCCGATGGTGGACTTCTCGGACATCGACGAGATCCGCCGCACGGTCGAGCACTGCAACCGCCTCGCGGTGCCGCCGCGCCACCCGTACGCCGGGGACCTCGTGTACACCGCGTTCTCCGGCACCCACCAGGACGCCATCAGCAAGGGGTTCGCGCACCACGGGCGCACCGGCTCGCCGGCCTGGGACGTGCCGTACCTGCCGATCGACCCGGCGGACGTGGGGCGCGGCTACAAGGCCGTCATCCGGGTCAACAGCCAGTCCGGCAAGGGTGGGATCGCCCATCTGCTGCACAGCTCCCACGGCGTGGACCTGCCCGCCCGGATGCGGGCCGACTTCTCCCGCACGGTGCAGCGGGCGACCGACGACAGCGGCCTGGAGGCGACGGGCAAGGACCTGTGGGAGCTGTTCGCGGCGACGTACCTGACGCCGGGCCAGGACGGGCCGGTGGCGCTGGAGGCGTGGACCGCCGACGTCACCACCGACGGGGAGCACCGGTTCGCGTGCACCCTGCGCACCGGGGACGGCGGCGGGCACGCGACGGGCGACTACGAGGGCACCGGCAACGGCCCGCTCTCCGCGTTCGTCCGCGCGCTGGCGGGCGCCGGTCACGAGGTGGAGATCCTCGACTTCACGCAGCACGCGACGGCCGCCGGCCGGGACAGCCATGCGATGGCGTACGCGGAGTGCCGGGTCGGCGGCCGGACGGTCTGGGGCGCGGGCCGGGACACCTCGGTGCTGACCGCCTCGGTGCTGGCGGTGCTCTCGGCGGTGAACCGGGCGGGGTGA
- a CDS encoding DUF1772 domain-containing protein, with product MLDVLEVVTTVVVGVMVGVEFSVAFVMKRILDALPEDSGQLGHAHGGRMLGAVMPFWYIGSLVLVGVLAAAEWHHHGSGLLVTAGALLFLSVVMSILLLLPINGRNKTWTPENRPEDWKQQLNRWGRWHYVRVAVLVAAFTLLVAALA from the coding sequence ATGCTCGACGTGCTTGAGGTCGTCACCACCGTGGTCGTCGGCGTGATGGTGGGGGTGGAGTTCTCCGTCGCCTTCGTCATGAAACGCATCCTCGACGCGCTCCCGGAGGACAGTGGTCAGCTCGGCCACGCACACGGGGGCCGGATGCTCGGCGCCGTGATGCCGTTCTGGTACATCGGCTCGCTCGTTCTCGTCGGCGTTCTGGCCGCCGCCGAGTGGCACCACCACGGCAGTGGCCTCCTCGTCACCGCCGGCGCACTGCTGTTCCTCAGCGTGGTCATGTCGATCCTGCTGCTCCTCCCGATCAACGGCCGGAACAAGACGTGGACCCCCGAGAACCGGCCCGAGGACTGGAAGCAGCAGCTGAACCGTTGGGGGCGGTGGCACTACGTCCGCGTCGCCGTCCTCGTCGCCGCCTTCACCCTGCTGGTCGCCGCCCTCGCCTGA
- a CDS encoding phosphatase PAP2 family protein, with protein sequence MPHATPARASGRPRWWTELPLIAVVYGLYSVGRLLVRGDISTAVDHGLAILRLEKSLHLNFEHPLNRLLTAHSSVGIPADFAYASLHYLVTPALLFWMYRRRAAAYRAARTWLLTSTLIGLIGFTLMPTCPPRLLDAGHGFVDTMAQYSSYGWWGAEASAPRGLGGMTNQYAAMPSLHVGWALWCGVLLWRYGRHPLLRALGVLYPLTIVFVVMGTANHYFLDAVAGVAVMGVGALLTRPVMRAAATVSARLRAFVSRPGDTVPATPSPIVSSGCETSAGERFPGRRTPSAHSSDAPEASGSPGRAASGDSAPAAAR encoded by the coding sequence ATGCCGCACGCCACACCCGCACGCGCCTCCGGCCGCCCCCGCTGGTGGACGGAGCTGCCGCTGATAGCGGTGGTGTACGGGCTCTACTCGGTCGGCCGACTGCTGGTACGCGGGGACATATCGACCGCCGTCGACCACGGGCTCGCGATACTCCGGCTGGAGAAGTCGCTCCACCTGAACTTCGAACACCCGCTCAACCGGCTGTTGACCGCCCACTCCTCCGTGGGGATACCCGCCGACTTCGCGTACGCCTCGCTGCACTACCTCGTCACCCCGGCGCTGCTCTTCTGGATGTACCGGCGCCGCGCCGCCGCCTACCGCGCGGCCCGCACCTGGCTGCTGACCTCCACCCTGATCGGCCTGATCGGCTTCACGCTGATGCCGACCTGTCCGCCCCGCCTCCTCGACGCCGGACACGGGTTCGTCGACACCATGGCGCAGTACAGCTCCTACGGGTGGTGGGGCGCGGAGGCGAGCGCCCCGCGCGGACTCGGCGGCATGACCAACCAGTACGCGGCGATGCCCAGCCTGCACGTGGGGTGGGCGCTCTGGTGCGGGGTGCTGCTGTGGCGGTACGGACGGCATCCGCTGCTCCGCGCGCTCGGCGTCCTCTATCCGCTGACGATCGTCTTCGTGGTCATGGGCACCGCCAACCACTACTTCCTGGACGCCGTGGCGGGCGTCGCGGTGATGGGCGTGGGCGCGCTGCTGACCCGCCCGGTGATGCGGGCCGCCGCCACGGTCTCGGCCCGGCTGCGGGCCTTCGTCTCCCGGCCGGGGGACACGGTTCCGGCGACACCGTCCCCGATTGTCAGTAGCGGATGCGAGACTTCGGCGGGTGAGCGATTCCCCGGCCGGCGGACCCCCTCCGCACATTCCAGCGACGCGCCCGAAGCCTCCGGCTCCCCCGGCCGCGCGGCCTCCGGCGACAGCGCTCCGGCAGCGGCTCGCTGA
- a CDS encoding bifunctional aspartate transaminase/aspartate 4-decarboxylase, producing the protein MPRTSLSREEIRSYARLSPFELKDMFIRIAQTSQSDQPGQKGQAMRVMLNAGRGNPNWVATGPREAYHALGYFALSECKRVWTADNLGGMPEQKGCAERFASFARAHPDLPGMELLQASFELAVKRFGFDPDAFVHEMADASIGDNYPVPDRILHHTERIVRAYVADEMFDHRPPENQTLSLFATEGGTAAMCYVFDSLMKNGILAKGDRIALMVPVFTPYLEIPELDTYDFDVVRVEASLFTETGVRQWRYPEEEVAKLADPSVKLVCCVNPSNPPSLALSQRVADQIAGIVADANPGLIVVTDDVYGTFVEGFRSLAADLPRNTLLVYSYSKHYGATGWRLGVIGLHDDNVIDEMLAAHSPEWKERLDRRYGTLSLEPEKIRFIDRLVADSRQVALNHTAGLSLPQQVMMVLFSLFDMLDQGQAYKHRIRAIVRQRLELLLEGVHMKVSEDPKRAAYYIELDLLAEAERVRGKAFADFLKQNYEPVDPLFRLAEQTGVVLLNGGGFDGPEWSVRVSLANLDDLDYLRIGHHLRVIFDEYAQEWQESTEG; encoded by the coding sequence ATGCCCAGGACCAGCCTCAGCCGGGAAGAGATCCGGTCGTACGCACGGCTCAGCCCGTTCGAGCTCAAGGACATGTTCATCAGGATCGCCCAGACCTCGCAGAGCGACCAGCCCGGCCAGAAGGGGCAGGCGATGCGCGTGATGCTCAACGCGGGCCGGGGGAACCCGAACTGGGTGGCGACCGGGCCGCGCGAGGCGTACCACGCACTCGGCTACTTCGCGCTCTCGGAGTGCAAGCGCGTGTGGACGGCGGACAACCTCGGCGGGATGCCCGAGCAGAAGGGCTGCGCCGAGCGCTTCGCCTCCTTCGCGCGGGCCCACCCGGACCTGCCGGGGATGGAGCTGCTGCAGGCGTCGTTCGAGCTCGCCGTGAAGCGTTTCGGCTTCGACCCCGACGCCTTCGTCCACGAGATGGCGGACGCGTCGATCGGCGACAACTACCCGGTCCCGGACCGCATCCTGCACCATACGGAGAGGATCGTGCGGGCGTACGTGGCCGACGAGATGTTCGACCACCGGCCGCCCGAGAACCAGACCCTGAGCCTGTTCGCCACCGAGGGCGGCACGGCCGCGATGTGCTACGTCTTCGACTCGCTGATGAAGAACGGCATCCTGGCGAAGGGTGACCGGATCGCCCTCATGGTGCCGGTGTTCACGCCGTATCTGGAGATCCCCGAGCTCGACACGTACGACTTCGACGTGGTGCGGGTGGAGGCGAGCCTCTTCACGGAGACGGGCGTGCGGCAGTGGCGGTACCCGGAGGAGGAGGTCGCCAAGCTGGCCGACCCCTCGGTGAAGCTGGTGTGCTGCGTCAACCCGAGCAACCCGCCCTCGCTGGCGCTCTCCCAGCGGGTCGCCGACCAGATCGCGGGAATCGTGGCGGACGCGAACCCGGGTCTGATCGTGGTGACCGACGACGTCTACGGGACGTTCGTGGAGGGCTTCCGCTCGCTCGCCGCCGACCTCCCGCGCAACACCCTGCTGGTGTACTCGTACTCCAAGCACTACGGCGCGACGGGCTGGCGGCTCGGGGTGATCGGGCTGCACGACGACAACGTGATCGACGAGATGCTCGCGGCGCACTCCCCGGAGTGGAAGGAGCGGCTCGACCGGCGGTACGGGACGCTCTCGCTCGAACCGGAGAAGATCCGTTTCATCGACCGGCTGGTGGCCGACTCCCGCCAGGTGGCGCTGAACCACACCGCCGGGCTCTCGCTGCCCCAGCAGGTGATGATGGTGCTGTTCTCCCTCTTCGACATGCTGGACCAGGGCCAGGCGTACAAGCACCGGATCCGCGCCATCGTCCGCCAGCGGCTCGAACTCCTTTTGGAGGGAGTGCACATGAAGGTCTCGGAGGACCCGAAGCGTGCGGCCTACTACATCGAGCTGGACCTGCTCGCGGAGGCCGAGCGGGTGCGCGGCAAGGCGTTCGCCGACTTCCTGAAGCAGAACTACGAGCCGGTGGACCCGCTGTTCCGCCTCGCCGAGCAGACCGGCGTGGTGCTGCTCAACGGCGGCGGTTTCGACGGACCCGAGTGGTCGGTACGCGTCTCCCTCGCCAACCTCGACGACCTGGACTACCTCCGGATCGGCCACCACCTGCGCGTGATCTTCGACGAGTACGCGCAGGAGTGGCAGGAGAGCACGGAAGGCTGA
- a CDS encoding histidine phosphatase family protein: MAPRILLARHGQTQWSVQGNHTGRTDIPLLDSGREGAKLLGERLHRAPWSGLPDTDVRTSPLVRASETCELAGFGDRAETWDALMEWDYGDYEGLTPAQIKADRPDWLIWRDGVPGGESTADITARADGVVERVRTGERDVLVFAHGHILRSLAARWLGEDLMFGARVRLEPTSLSVLGWAYGMPAVERWNDTGHLER, encoded by the coding sequence ATGGCACCGCGCATCCTGCTCGCCCGGCACGGCCAGACCCAGTGGTCGGTCCAGGGCAATCACACCGGCAGGACCGACATCCCGCTGCTCGACTCGGGGCGCGAAGGCGCCAAGCTGCTCGGCGAGCGGCTGCACCGGGCGCCCTGGTCCGGGCTGCCGGACACCGACGTCCGCACCAGCCCGCTGGTACGGGCATCCGAGACCTGCGAGCTGGCCGGTTTCGGGGACCGGGCCGAGACCTGGGACGCGCTGATGGAGTGGGACTACGGGGACTACGAGGGCCTCACCCCCGCGCAGATCAAGGCGGACCGGCCCGACTGGCTGATCTGGCGCGACGGCGTTCCCGGCGGGGAGTCCACCGCCGACATCACGGCCCGCGCGGACGGGGTCGTCGAACGGGTGCGCACCGGCGAACGCGACGTCCTCGTCTTCGCGCACGGCCACATCCTGCGGTCGCTCGCCGCGCGCTGGCTGGGCGAGGACCTGATGTTCGGCGCCCGCGTCCGGCTGGAGCCGACCTCGCTGTCCGTGCTGGGCTGGGCCTACGGGATGCCCGCCGTCGAGCGGTGGAACGACACCGGTCACCTGGAACGCTGA
- a CDS encoding spermidine synthase has translation MARRGGAAGNAKPDKRADRAERAERSGRAGRGREALTAAVDGGHAELAPDKERRNAWTLLLDGAPQSHVDLDDPTYLSFEYQRRIGHVIDLAAPPGTPLHVLHLGGGAFTLARYTAATRPRSTQQIVEIDAPLVAFVRRELPLDPQARVRVRALDAREGLGKIPDGWADLVVADVFGGARTPAHLTTTEFLAEVRRALKPGGSYVANLADGPPLAHLRGQIATAAAHFPELALAADPTVWRGRRFGNAVLVASDRPVAVAELTRRVATDPHPGRVEHGRALADFTGGAAVVTDAGAKASPAPPPTAFD, from the coding sequence GTGGCACGTCGAGGAGGGGCCGCGGGGAACGCGAAGCCCGACAAGCGGGCGGACCGGGCCGAGCGGGCGGAGCGGTCCGGGCGGGCCGGGCGCGGGCGGGAGGCGCTCACCGCCGCCGTCGACGGCGGCCACGCCGAACTCGCCCCCGACAAGGAGCGCCGGAACGCCTGGACGCTCCTGCTCGACGGTGCCCCGCAGTCCCACGTGGACCTCGACGACCCCACGTACCTCTCCTTCGAGTACCAGCGCAGGATCGGCCATGTCATCGACCTCGCCGCACCCCCCGGGACCCCGCTGCACGTCCTGCACCTGGGCGGCGGCGCCTTCACCCTCGCCCGGTACACCGCCGCCACCCGCCCCCGCTCCACGCAGCAGATCGTCGAGATCGACGCGCCGCTCGTCGCCTTCGTGCGTCGGGAACTGCCGCTCGACCCGCAGGCCAGGGTCCGTGTCCGCGCCCTGGACGCCCGGGAAGGGCTCGGCAAGATACCCGACGGCTGGGCCGATCTCGTGGTCGCCGACGTGTTCGGCGGGGCCCGTACCCCCGCGCACCTGACGACCACCGAGTTCCTTGCCGAGGTGCGCCGGGCCCTCAAGCCCGGCGGGAGTTACGTCGCCAACCTCGCGGACGGCCCGCCGCTGGCCCATCTGCGCGGCCAGATCGCCACCGCCGCCGCGCACTTCCCCGAACTGGCACTCGCCGCCGACCCCACGGTGTGGCGCGGGCGCCGCTTCGGCAACGCCGTGCTCGTCGCCTCCGACCGGCCCGTCGCCGTCGCCGAACTGACCCGCCGCGTCGCCACCGACCCGCATCCCGGCCGTGTCGAACACGGCCGCGCGCTGGCCGACTTCACCGGCGGTGCGGCGGTCGTCACCGACGCGGGCGCCAAGGCGTCCCCGGCGCCGCCGCCGACGGCGTTCGACTGA